From bacterium, the proteins below share one genomic window:
- the deoC gene encoding deoxyribose-phosphate aldolase: MKTSSPPTGRVSAAPEVRETERPGWGFIGRIGRKALAWALDGAALDPAVTSVELACYLDRCALAGIKAVCVLPRHMAEARARIDDRGSALDLCGVVDFPLGTRSVSEKEAEAGRLIAQGADELDAVMSLGLLRAGRSGRVLEELRRLKAVAGSRVLKIIIETPLLTNNQKARAAELCLEAGVDYVKTSTGFHGPTKLADVRLIREVIGSELDVKAAGGIRTLDDAARFFEAGANRIGARTAPDIMAEFDSLQEREQNGLDV; encoded by the coding sequence ATGAAGACGAGCAGTCCGCCGACGGGAAGAGTTAGCGCCGCGCCTGAGGTCCGCGAGACAGAGAGGCCGGGTTGGGGGTTCATCGGCCGCATCGGCCGAAAAGCCCTGGCCTGGGCCCTGGACGGCGCCGCCCTGGACCCCGCCGTCACCTCGGTCGAGCTCGCCTGTTACCTGGACCGGTGCGCTCTGGCGGGGATCAAGGCGGTGTGCGTCCTGCCGCGCCACATGGCCGAGGCGCGCGCCCGGATTGACGACCGCGGCTCCGCGCTCGACCTCTGCGGGGTGGTGGACTTCCCCCTCGGCACCCGGTCCGTGTCCGAGAAGGAGGCCGAGGCCGGGAGGCTCATCGCCCAGGGGGCCGACGAGCTGGACGCCGTGATGAGCCTGGGGCTCCTGCGCGCCGGGCGGAGCGGGCGGGTCCTCGAGGAGCTGCGACGCCTCAAGGCGGTGGCCGGATCGCGGGTCTTAAAAATAATCATCGAGACGCCGCTTTTGACCAATAACCAGAAGGCCCGGGCGGCGGAGCTCTGCCTCGAGGCCGGCGTGGACTACGTGAAGACCTCCACCGGTTTCCACGGACCCACGAAGCTCGCCGACGTGCGGCTGATCCGGGAGGTCATCGGCTCGGAGCTGGACGTCAAGGCCGCGGGGGGCATCCGGACCCTGGACGACGCGGCGCGCTTTTTCGAGGCCGGGGCGAACCGCATCGGCGCGCGGACGGCCCCCGACATCATGGCCGAGTTCGACAGCCTGCAGGAACGGGAACAGAATGGACTCGACGTTTAA
- a CDS encoding DUF1844 domain-containing protein, whose amino-acid sequence MTQDSDRHDANFLGLVYSLFQSALIQMGKLAHPETGEVERDLAAARASIDLLDTIAHKTRGNLTEGEDKLLKNMLTELHLNYVGEVEKDGKPKESAAEEPAADEDEQSADGKS is encoded by the coding sequence ATGACCCAGGACTCGGACAGACACGACGCCAACTTCCTCGGGCTGGTGTACAGCCTCTTCCAGTCGGCGTTGATTCAGATGGGCAAGCTGGCCCACCCGGAGACGGGCGAGGTGGAGCGCGACCTGGCTGCCGCCCGCGCCTCCATTGACCTCTTGGATACCATCGCCCACAAGACCCGGGGCAACCTCACCGAGGGCGAGGACAAGCTGTTGAAGAACATGCTCACCGAGCTCCACCTGAACTACGTGGGCGAGGTGGAGAAGGACGGGAAGCCGAAGGAATCCGCCGCCGAGGAACCGGCCGCCGATGAAGACGAGCAGTCCGCCGACGGGAAGAGTTAG